From Microbacterium invictum, the proteins below share one genomic window:
- a CDS encoding cation:proton antiporter, giving the protein MEPLTAFVIGVIVIAVSTVLARRLGIAAPLILVAIGLLASLFLPPIEVDPELILVGILPPLLYSAAVRMPALEFRRDALPITGLAVLLVVISALLLGALFFVAVPGLGFPLAVAMGAILSPTDAVATSIVKKLGVSPRVVTMLEGESLLNDATALVLLRSAVAAVAAGFSFWGTVGAFAWGVLAAVVVGVFIGLINLRVRRWITDPGANTALGFVVPFIAYFPTEHLGGSGLVAAVAAGITTGQGATRWFTPEQRLSDEHNWRTVELLLEGAVFLIMGLELRDLVTANLEEHNGVGTALALAAASLGIVLAVRAVYVSVLVLWQGRRARTHQRERLHLISDRLDQLDEVALPGRARSRVAGMRSRLTRGFNDLDYYQASALGWKHGTVIVWAGMRGVVTLAAAQTLPASTPSRELVVFTAFLVALLSLLGQGLTLPALIRWLRIPASIDPIAGRAEQEQLDDELHAAALEALRPGLTDAHGVPFPAELLETVSERLAQPPREDPAVTTRAVIDLRIALIEVMRRHLTELAKEGGYSSATVRVVLAQLDADQLSLEVRRGEE; this is encoded by the coding sequence ATGGAGCCGCTGACCGCATTCGTGATCGGTGTGATCGTGATCGCCGTCTCCACGGTGCTGGCGCGGCGCCTGGGCATCGCCGCGCCGCTCATCCTCGTCGCGATCGGGCTGCTGGCCTCGCTGTTCCTCCCGCCGATCGAGGTCGATCCCGAGCTGATCCTCGTCGGCATCCTGCCACCCCTGCTGTACTCCGCCGCGGTGCGGATGCCGGCGCTCGAGTTCCGCCGCGACGCACTGCCGATCACGGGCCTCGCGGTGCTGCTCGTGGTGATCAGCGCGCTGCTGCTGGGCGCGCTGTTCTTCGTCGCCGTGCCCGGCCTGGGCTTCCCGCTCGCCGTCGCGATGGGCGCGATCCTGAGCCCGACCGACGCCGTGGCGACCTCGATCGTCAAGAAGCTCGGCGTCTCGCCGCGCGTGGTCACGATGCTCGAGGGCGAGAGCCTGCTCAACGACGCGACGGCACTCGTGCTGCTGCGCAGCGCGGTCGCCGCCGTCGCCGCCGGTTTCTCGTTCTGGGGCACGGTCGGCGCTTTCGCGTGGGGCGTGCTGGCCGCCGTCGTGGTCGGCGTCTTCATCGGACTCATCAACCTGCGGGTGCGCCGCTGGATCACCGACCCGGGCGCGAACACCGCTCTCGGGTTCGTCGTGCCGTTCATCGCCTACTTCCCCACCGAGCACCTCGGCGGCTCGGGCCTGGTCGCCGCCGTCGCGGCCGGCATCACGACGGGGCAGGGCGCGACCCGATGGTTCACCCCCGAACAGCGACTCTCCGACGAGCACAACTGGCGCACCGTCGAACTGCTGCTCGAGGGCGCGGTGTTCCTCATCATGGGCCTCGAGCTGCGCGACCTCGTCACGGCCAACCTCGAGGAGCACAACGGCGTCGGCACCGCTCTGGCCCTGGCGGCCGCGTCGCTCGGCATCGTGCTCGCCGTGCGGGCTGTGTACGTCTCGGTTCTGGTGCTGTGGCAGGGGAGGCGCGCACGAACCCATCAGCGCGAGCGCCTCCACCTGATCTCCGACCGGCTCGACCAGCTCGACGAGGTCGCGCTGCCCGGCCGCGCACGCAGCCGGGTGGCCGGCATGCGCTCCCGCCTCACGCGTGGGTTCAACGACCTGGACTACTACCAGGCGTCCGCGCTCGGCTGGAAGCACGGCACGGTGATCGTCTGGGCCGGCATGCGCGGCGTCGTCACGCTGGCCGCGGCCCAGACGCTGCCGGCATCCACCCCCTCCCGCGAACTCGTCGTGTTCACCGCGTTCCTCGTCGCGCTGCTGAGCCTGCTCGGTCAGGGACTCACGCTGCCTGCACTGATCCGGTGGCTGCGGATTCCGGCATCCATCGACCCGATCGCGGGGCGCGCCGAGCAGGAGCAGCTCGACGACGAACTTCACGCCGCCGCCCTCGAGGCCCTGCGGCCGGGCCTGACCGACGCGCACGGTGTGCCGTTCCCGGCCGAGCTGCTCGAGACGGTCAGCGAGCGACTGGCCCAACCGCCTCGCGAGGATCCGGCGGTGACCACTCGGGCCGTCATCGACCTGCGGATCGCGCTGATCGAGGTGATGCGCAGGCACCTCACCGAGCTGGCGAAGGAGGGTGGGTACTCCTCGGCCACGGTGCGTGTCGTGCTCGCCCAGCTCGATGCGGATCAGCTCAGCCTCGAGGTGCGGCGCGGCGAGGAGTGA
- a CDS encoding recombinase family protein: protein MSSDQVDAATHAPGDYAESHTMPLPADVAELPEGLAELQQNPEWWAARPAGARLVGLVVSRDNMPSVAVQREALAQFGVAIDGFRHPAPETGESWIERLTRLFGRLGPGDVVVVADKHALGRNTDEEVRTIGELRRRGVIVKVLGTDRH from the coding sequence ATGAGCAGCGATCAGGTGGATGCCGCGACCCACGCGCCCGGCGACTATGCCGAGAGTCACACGATGCCGCTGCCCGCCGACGTGGCAGAGCTGCCCGAGGGACTGGCCGAGCTGCAGCAGAACCCGGAGTGGTGGGCGGCGCGTCCGGCCGGCGCCCGTCTGGTCGGCCTGGTCGTCTCACGCGACAACATGCCCAGTGTCGCGGTGCAGCGCGAAGCACTCGCGCAGTTCGGGGTGGCGATCGACGGCTTCCGGCATCCCGCACCCGAGACCGGGGAGAGCTGGATCGAGCGCCTCACCCGCCTCTTCGGCCGCCTCGGGCCCGGCGACGTGGTGGTGGTCGCCGACAAGCACGCACTCGGGCGCAACACCGACGAAGAGGTGCGGACGATCGGCGAGCTCCGCCGCCGCGGCGTCATCGTGAAGGTGCTCGGCACCGACCGGCACTGA